A window from Rhizosphaericola mali encodes these proteins:
- a CDS encoding CBS domain-containing protein produces the protein MLCQQAIETQYPFIENNASIASILELMDQTHIYTIPVLENDVLLGIITRTQLQDATEVSIHLDNAHQPLQIMENEHICSALRVMLANHLQILPVHNSDNKYQGIITTETLLQKISLMIGCDDAPGALITLEMDRHNFSFGELSRLVETNDAGIMQLNTYTEPETGYLIVNIRINKAEVSDVVATLQRYDYVVRYFFGKENYENELKQNYDALMNYLNI, from the coding sequence ATGTTATGCCAACAAGCAATTGAAACACAATATCCTTTTATAGAAAATAATGCCTCCATAGCTTCTATCTTAGAGTTGATGGATCAGACACATATTTACACCATTCCAGTTTTGGAAAATGATGTATTATTAGGCATTATAACTAGAACGCAATTACAAGATGCAACGGAAGTGAGCATTCATTTGGATAATGCACATCAACCATTGCAGATCATGGAAAATGAGCATATCTGTAGTGCTCTTCGTGTGATGTTAGCCAATCATTTGCAGATATTACCCGTACATAATTCGGATAATAAATATCAAGGAATTATCACAACAGAGACTCTTTTGCAAAAAATATCTTTAATGATTGGTTGTGATGATGCTCCAGGCGCATTGATCACTTTGGAAATGGATAGACATAATTTTTCTTTCGGGGAGTTGTCGCGTCTAGTGGAGACAAATGATGCCGGCATAATGCAATTGAATACTTATACGGAACCAGAGACAGGTTATCTTATTGTAAATATTCGCATCAATAAAGCGGAGGTTTCTGACGTGGTAGCGACCTTGCAACGTTATGATTATGTTGTTCGTTATTTCTTTGGAAAGGAAAATTATGAAAATGAACTAAAACAAAATTATGACGCTCTAATGAATTACCTAAATATATAA